The DNA sequence TCATACTTGAATATCAGGAAACTGATGGCTGGCGGGAAACCATCCGCCATGACAGCCAGACAAATTTTGATACGACTTTCGGAACATCCGCATCTATGGCTCCCGGCCCGGTAAATACTTCAGTAGACCAGCTGGATGCGAGAGTCGATATGAGTGCTGACAACTGGCAACTTCGAGCCGGGATACAGGATCGCTCTAGTGTAGGCACTGGTCCCGGTATTGCTCAGGCGCTGGACCCTGAAGGTCTTTACAGTTCCCGGCGATTCAACACAGACTACAGTTATCGCTGGCAGGAAGTCGCAGATGGGCTCGATGTTGAAGCCAGAATAAGCTACTTCAATATTACCCAGAAGCCGGAAAACAACATTGTGCTCTACCCTTCTGGTGCATTTGGGGGCACCTTCCCCGACGGCTTCATCGGTAGTCCGGGCTATAAGGAGAACCAGGTTCGTTTTGATCTGAGTTCAATATATAGCGATCTGGATGATCACCGTGTATTAACCGGAATTGGCGTGTTTTGGGCAGATTTGTACGAAGTTACCGAGAGCAAAAACTTCAATCCGGATTTCAGTCCAAAAGGCAGTGTTGAAGATGTTTCCGATGATCGCAGGCAGGTCTGGATGCCGGAGGAAGCCAGGACTAATTATTATGCGTTTATACAGGATGAATGGCAGTTTGCTCAGAACTGGCAACTGGTTAGCGGCATTCGTTACGACTACTACTCGGATTTTGGCAACACTATAAATCCACGGGCCGCATTGATCTGGGCAACCACCGATACCATTACCACCAAGTTCCTGTATGGCAGAGCATTCAGGGCCCCATCGCTGAATGAGCTTTATGCCGCTAACAACCCGGTAGCCGGGGGGAACGTCGACCTTGATGCTGAAACCATTGATAGTTTCGAGATTGCTCTGGCACATCAGGTAACCTCCAGGTTCCTGTACGGCGTCAACGCCTTCTACTACGAAATTGATGACCTGATCACTGCAGAACCCACTTCCGGCCCTGTGGCCACCATTTACCAAAATAGCGGCCAGCGCATAGGTCATGGGGCGGAATTCGAAGCCACCTACCAGGTATCAGACGACCTGAAAATTATTGCCAATTATGCCTATCAGAACGCCAAGGATGACAAAACAGACGAGGCTGTTGGCGAGGCCCCCAATCATCAGGTATATGGTCGCGCAGAGTGGCGGGCTCTATCAGGGTGGTATCTCAACACCCAGGTTAACTGGGTAGGTAAGCAAAAACGGGTTGCGGCTGATACCCGGGAACCCGTCTCTGATTACACCACTATTGATCTTACCCTGCGCACTGAAGGGCTTTGGCGGGGGCTGGACCTGTCCGTATCTGTGCGAAACCTGTTCGATGATGATATCCGGGATCCGAGCCCCTACTCAGATCCAATGCCTCTCATCCCCTATGATTTTCCAATGGCAGGGCGTAATCTGGTCGCCGAAGTCCAGTATCGCTTCTGACCGGACACCGCGTTTAGTGCCGTATTTTATTCGGCGCCGTTCCAATCCCGTTTAGCCTTACCCTCATAAACAATGCTGGAGCACCTTACCGGGAAAAAACTCCCCTCGGGCTGGTCTCTGGCATCCTGATAGCAAGGCACCATGCCGGCAATGAAGCAGGGAGTCATAAAAAGCTGGTACTCCTGACATGTCAGCCCCATATCAGCAGCCAAAGCGGCATCAATAGCAGCGACATTCATAGAGTAGCCATAGGTCGCTTCCAGGTGCGCGTGAACGTCTAAAGCCATTTTTAGATAACGCCCTTCCCCCAGCCCACATTCCCCGGCTTTTTTGAGAGTGTAGGGTATTCGCTCATCAGTTTTCGCCAGCGGGCGACCATAACCATAGAGTATTCTGCCTTCGGATTTCTCTCGTTCCACAAACTCTGTCAGCTCACCTCCGTCATCACACCAACGCCCTGCCCGGTAGAAAAAATCCAGAGCCCTGACCTCGGGCCGCCGACCGTACATGGATGCCTCGGATACGCTCATGCCGGCCATCAATGCCAGAGAGGCAGTTGAACGAACACTCCCCGCCAGGGCGGTAACATGGTTTGGCCAGATTGAGGCATCCGGATAGCTGGTAGCAACCCAGTAAAAGTTCAGAAGCTTTGCCTCATTCTCTCCTATGTTTCGGCCGAGAATGCTATACAGGTAGAGACGGAGCCACTCGTAATCGCCAAGCTCCTGGTGCAGGTCCTTGTTGTGCATCACTACACGATCCGACAGATAGGCCTTGCCTTTCCGGGTCACCCAATGGTTTTCGGTATCCAGTAGATTCTTGTAGCTCATCGTGGTTCATGCTCCGGTGCAGAAGGCTGAAACGGGCCAGGGTCATCAGCCAGCTCTATCGCAGGGCCGTAGTATGGAAATTTCTTCCACCCCATTTGTTTTTGCTCCAGCGCATGGACAGCCGCGCCAGGGAGCCTGAGCATCAGATACAGCATGCTGCCCTGATCCTGGTCCAGCCCAAGGTCAACCAGCGCAGCTGCAGCAATACCGCTGATTGCCAAAGGGTATCCAACCCTGCTCTCCAGAGTTGCCCGGTTCTGTTTCAGCCAGGCGAGAGAGCCGTTTGAGGGTGCAAGGCTTGCGAGAAATTCCAGTGATTGCATAACCGGAGTGGGTGTCACATCGCCGTTGGGATCAAAGCCAGGCGCGTGCTCCATCGGGAGCCAGATATCCGCCCGTTCATCTTCTTCAGGATTAAAAAGCCGGGTACTCCAGAGATCGAGGTTTTGACCGCATTCCTGCCAGAGCCGAATACAGATGGAGACTTCCTGGGCCCCGCCGTATTGCCCGGCCCCCACGGCCAATGCTGCCATAAGTGCTGAGCTGTGATTGGTGCCGGCAACACCGGCATTCATCGCTGCACGAACACTGGCCTCACGAGGCCCCGGATTGGCCAGCACCATGGCCAGCTTTTCAAACAGCCTGGACTCTTCCGCTTGCGGACGGTCACCTTTGAACATGAGCAACAGGTACTCAGACCAGCTCGCTTGAGGAATGATCTGCCCGGAGACATCGTAACCATGGCAATAACTCGCCCTGGCTGCGAAAGGATTGGATTCCTCTGGCTCTTCCAGCCAGATGTTGGAGTGATAGTGATAATCAGAAGCCATGTTATACCCTTGCGCTTGTTCTGTTTTCCGTAACCGGACTTGTCACAGGCCCTGGTACCGTGCCTAAACGGCACCCGTTAATACTTTCATTCTGGAGCCCATGGGAGGAACTTCATCACCGTCAATAAGAATATTGAGCAGACAAGGCCCTGGTCGGGCGAGGATGGCTGCGATATCCAGTGCCTCCAGATCCTCCAGGGTTTCAGCTGTATAGGATTCGATACCCATGGACTCGGCCAGCATCGCATAATTGATGTTCGGGAGTTTACTGGCAGTGGCCTCGGCACCACCAAGAGCCTGCCCATGTTGAACCATTCCCAAGGAAGAATCGTTCAGTACCACCATCAGTAAATTGAGATTTTCTTGCAGAGCAGTGGTTATTTCCTGGCCCGCCATAAGATAGCTTCCGTCACCGGTAACGCATATCACCGGAGCACCTTTAGCACCCGCAGCCATACCAACAGAGGCTCCAATTGCCCATCCCATTGAGGCAAAACCAATCCCGATATGAAACAGCTTCTGGTGGGAACCAGGACCTTCTGGCAGGCGAATATTCCAGTAATGTATGCCCCATAAAAAACTGTTGCCGCTGTCCATGAGAACCCGTGTGGTCGGCGGGCAGGTCTGACTCAGGTACGTCATAAGTGCTTGCGGTTTAATCTTCCCAGCCTGAGGGAAGCACTTTGAGCGATCACTGAGCAATGTATGTGCAGGCAGAGGAAGGTCATCCGTTGCTGGTTCCGGCCCGGAGAAGTGGGATGGACGATCGCTTGTCAGGTACTCTACGACAGGCTTGAGCGCAAGCCTCGGCGACCCTAATACGACCAGACGAGCCATAGTCGAACGGCTGAGGTGTTCAGGGTTATGAGACAGGTGAATCAGACGCTCTGATAAGATCGCACCTGGATCCCAGGCGGCGGTTGATACTTCATCAAGCGCCGTTCCTACAACCAGAACTATTTCGGCATTTTCCGGCTTGAGGGCTTCGACAGCACTGTCATGCCCGGCAAACCCGAATACACCGCAGTAAAGGGGGTGACAACTATCAATCAACCCCTTACCACGAGGAGTCGTGACGATTTTCCAACCTTTCGATTCGGCCAGAGTAATCAGTATATCAACCGCACCGGCAGCACCTTCCCCGAGCACAACTGTGGCCCTGGAAATACTGGCGAGTTCCTGTGTGAGCCGCTGGAGGATCGCGGGGGCCGGAGCCACCTCATGATCCACAAATGCACATAGACTGGGAGCGCCAGGGGGCTCAGAAACTGGGTGCCGCATGATATCCAGAGGGATGCCCAGGTGCACCGGGCCAGGCTGGTTGCTCATTGCGTAGCTGATTGCCTGAAGCAGTTTCGGTTCCAGTTGGTCCGGATGTGACACCAGTGTGTTAAACCGGGTGCAGCGCGAAAACATCTCTACTGTATTGATGCTTGTGCAGGAGGATTCTTGCAGGGAGCCTTGCCCAAACCTGTTCAAAGATGTTTGCGCAGAAATCACCAGCATCGGAATACTGTCAGCATAGGCAGACGCCACGCCAGTGATCAGATTTGTAGCCCCTGGCCCGGCCGTTGAACAGCAGACTCCAAGTTTGCCAGTTTCCCGCGAATACCCCTCGGCCATAAATGCGGCTCCGGATTCATGCCGGGCCACCACCGCCCGGATACCTCCCCGGCGCTCACTGCGGGCCAGTGCGTTATAGAAGGGCTCGATACTACCGCCAGGTACCCCGAATACATACTCTACCCCCAAGGCCTCCAGATAACGCAAAATCAGGTCACCGTTCTCAAACATGGAACATTCTTTTCGCTTCGCCTTGAGGTGATGGCATACGGATATATGCCTTATGCAATCTGGCAATTAATCGAGCGGTTTGGGTTTTGCGATACCAAAACCCTGAGCGTAGTCGAGGCCCAGTTCAGTGACACGCGCTCTAATAGCGTCATTTTCGACAAATTCAGCGATGGTTTTAAGTCCGGCGGCATGCCCTATACGGTTGCAGGCATCGACAATGCTCAGATCAATAGGATCATCCAGCAGATTACGGACAAACCCGCCGTCCACTTTCAGATAATCCACTGGGAGAGCTCTCAGGTATGAGAATGAACTCATACCCGAGCCAAAGTCGTCGAGCGCAAACTCAAAACCGTCTTTCCGTGATTGTTCGATAAAGCTGATGGTCTGGTTCAGGTTGGCAATGGCCGATGTTTCCGTAATCTCAAAACAGACCCGCTCAGGCAGAATGGAATATTTCTCAACAAGGTTCCGGATGTAGCCATACAGCTCAGCATCACTCAGCGAGGAACCGGAAAGATTGATAAAGAAAGTACCGGTTGACTGTCGGCCCAAGGCAGTGCGGTCGAGATAGCTGAATGCCAAATCAATAACCCGTCGGTCAATTCTCGGCATCAGCCCAAAACGTTCTGCAGCGGGAATGAAGGCTCCGGGTGGCACGATAGTCTTACCCTGCTGCAGACGTACCAGAAATTCGGTGCGGAAACCGTCCGCATTGTGGGCCTGCAATGGCACCATTTCCTGTTGATACAGTATAAAACTGTCTGTTTGCAGCGCATCCTGAATACGACTCGTCCATTGCATATCAGCTTGCCGCTGCTGCATTTCCGAGTCGTCGCTCTGATAGAGCTGTACGTTATTACGGCCCCGGTCCTTTGCTGCGTAGCAGGCAAGATCAGCGTGACTGAGCAATTCGCTGGTGGAGTTGTAAGCGTTGCTGATGACTACCATGCCTACGCTCAGAGACACCGAAAACGGC is a window from the Marinobacter sp. ANT_B65 genome containing:
- a CDS encoding TonB-dependent receptor plug domain-containing protein codes for the protein MLPGVNFIHFLPFPCSRLWSSGLVFLLLPGVAIAAGSEDSLWDTSLEELGQIRVVSIASGTETPLDKAAAITSVISASDISAMGATDLDQVLETVPGLHVNHSDQTFSSKYIFRGITSSFNPQALLLVNGIPVTTMMYGNRGNVWGGMPVKAIKRIEVIRGPGSALYGADAYAGVINIITKTAQDVQDTVVGARTGSFDTRGGWIEAGKQLDGVGISFILEYQETDGWRETIRHDSQTNFDTTFGTSASMAPGPVNTSVDQLDARVDMSADNWQLRAGIQDRSSVGTGPGIAQALDPEGLYSSRRFNTDYSYRWQEVADGLDVEARISYFNITQKPENNIVLYPSGAFGGTFPDGFIGSPGYKENQVRFDLSSIYSDLDDHRVLTGIGVFWADLYEVTESKNFNPDFSPKGSVEDVSDDRRQVWMPEEARTNYYAFIQDEWQFAQNWQLVSGIRYDYYSDFGNTINPRAALIWATTDTITTKFLYGRAFRAPSLNELYAANNPVAGGNVDLDAETIDSFEIALAHQVTSRFLYGVNAFYYEIDDLITAEPTSGPVATIYQNSGQRIGHGAEFEATYQVSDDLKIIANYAYQNAKDDKTDEAVGEAPNHQVYGRAEWRALSGWYLNTQVNWVGKQKRVAADTREPVSDYTTIDLTLRTEGLWRGLDLSVSVRNLFDDDIRDPSPYSDPMPLIPYDFPMAGRNLVAEVQYRF
- a CDS encoding citrate/2-methylcitrate synthase; amino-acid sequence: MSYKNLLDTENHWVTRKGKAYLSDRVVMHNKDLHQELGDYEWLRLYLYSILGRNIGENEAKLLNFYWVATSYPDASIWPNHVTALAGSVRSTASLALMAGMSVSEASMYGRRPEVRALDFFYRAGRWCDDGGELTEFVEREKSEGRILYGYGRPLAKTDERIPYTLKKAGECGLGEGRYLKMALDVHAHLEATYGYSMNVAAIDAALAADMGLTCQEYQLFMTPCFIAGMVPCYQDARDQPEGSFFPVRCSSIVYEGKAKRDWNGAE
- a CDS encoding citryl-CoA lyase, producing the protein MASDYHYHSNIWLEEPEESNPFAARASYCHGYDVSGQIIPQASWSEYLLLMFKGDRPQAEESRLFEKLAMVLANPGPREASVRAAMNAGVAGTNHSSALMAALAVGAGQYGGAQEVSICIRLWQECGQNLDLWSTRLFNPEEDERADIWLPMEHAPGFDPNGDVTPTPVMQSLEFLASLAPSNGSLAWLKQNRATLESRVGYPLAISGIAAAALVDLGLDQDQGSMLYLMLRLPGAAVHALEQKQMGWKKFPYYGPAIELADDPGPFQPSAPEHEPR
- a CDS encoding thiamine pyrophosphate-binding protein; amino-acid sequence: MFENGDLILRYLEALGVEYVFGVPGGSIEPFYNALARSERRGGIRAVVARHESGAAFMAEGYSRETGKLGVCCSTAGPGATNLITGVASAYADSIPMLVISAQTSLNRFGQGSLQESSCTSINTVEMFSRCTRFNTLVSHPDQLEPKLLQAISYAMSNQPGPVHLGIPLDIMRHPVSEPPGAPSLCAFVDHEVAPAPAILQRLTQELASISRATVVLGEGAAGAVDILITLAESKGWKIVTTPRGKGLIDSCHPLYCGVFGFAGHDSAVEALKPENAEIVLVVGTALDEVSTAAWDPGAILSERLIHLSHNPEHLSRSTMARLVVLGSPRLALKPVVEYLTSDRPSHFSGPEPATDDLPLPAHTLLSDRSKCFPQAGKIKPQALMTYLSQTCPPTTRVLMDSGNSFLWGIHYWNIRLPEGPGSHQKLFHIGIGFASMGWAIGASVGMAAGAKGAPVICVTGDGSYLMAGQEITTALQENLNLLMVVLNDSSLGMVQHGQALGGAEATASKLPNINYAMLAESMGIESYTAETLEDLEALDIAAILARPGPCLLNILIDGDEVPPMGSRMKVLTGAV
- a CDS encoding EAL domain-containing protein, whose amino-acid sequence is MIDTDSQLRLLIVEDSEDDAILLLRALKKGGIEPFYQVVDTEDGLRKALENELWDIVITDHNMPGFTSFQVLELTRQYGTDLPVLIVSGLIGEDVAVSAMKAGAHDYIMKNNLSRLIPAIRREVSDSSVRKAKRVAESTLEHMAFHDSLTDLANRREFERRLTHALQDAQETGRHHVLLYLDLDQFKIVNDTSGHVAGDELLKQISKILSRHIRSDDTLARLGGDEFGVLLRGCDASHAKRVAETLCEEVREYRFVWHNKPFSVSLSVGMVVISNAYNSTSELLSHADLACYAAKDRGRNNVQLYQSDDSEMQQRQADMQWTSRIQDALQTDSFILYQQEMVPLQAHNADGFRTEFLVRLQQGKTIVPPGAFIPAAERFGLMPRIDRRVIDLAFSYLDRTALGRQSTGTFFINLSGSSLSDAELYGYIRNLVEKYSILPERVCFEITETSAIANLNQTISFIEQSRKDGFEFALDDFGSGMSSFSYLRALPVDYLKVDGGFVRNLLDDPIDLSIVDACNRIGHAAGLKTIAEFVENDAIRARVTELGLDYAQGFGIAKPKPLD